Proteins encoded in a region of the Thermogemmatispora onikobensis genome:
- a CDS encoding ABC transporter permease has product MGWLVIARFTIKEIVRRRIFAAVVVLTVLLLGLFTLLLNALVDNLTRAQPENLDLLLLGIGALMTVLASWSVYLQSSLMTLLLTAGMLSGEIEAGTLSVIVPKPLHRVEIVFGKWLAYALVLAVYTAVLELGFLGVIYWKTGYWPDGVVQALGLLELGMLSLLALLTVGSASLPTLANGAIAALLFLATPIASFAQVVTQITGESTTVERIRTVFELLMPADALWHAASAALLPPVAQDLIGIRQAQTLPIIGAEALTPAMALWVVLYIVVLPLLGMLRFAHRDL; this is encoded by the coding sequence ATGGGCTGGTTGGTCATCGCTCGCTTTACGATCAAGGAGATTGTGCGCCGCCGTATCTTTGCCGCGGTGGTCGTGCTGACGGTGTTGTTGCTGGGCCTCTTTACTCTCTTGCTCAATGCCCTGGTCGATAATCTGACGCGGGCCCAGCCTGAGAATCTCGATCTGCTGCTGCTGGGAATCGGGGCGCTGATGACGGTGCTGGCAAGCTGGTCGGTCTATTTGCAGTCGAGTTTGATGACGCTGCTGCTGACGGCGGGGATGCTCTCGGGGGAGATCGAGGCGGGAACGCTGTCGGTGATTGTGCCGAAGCCGTTGCATCGGGTGGAGATCGTCTTTGGGAAGTGGCTGGCCTATGCGCTGGTTTTGGCAGTCTATACAGCGGTGCTGGAGTTGGGCTTTCTGGGGGTGATCTACTGGAAGACCGGCTATTGGCCCGATGGGGTGGTTCAGGCCCTGGGGCTGCTGGAACTGGGGATGTTGAGCCTGTTGGCCCTGCTGACGGTGGGCAGCGCCAGTCTGCCAACGTTGGCGAACGGGGCGATCGCAGCCTTGCTCTTTCTGGCGACGCCGATCGCCAGCTTTGCCCAGGTGGTGACGCAGATTACGGGCGAGAGTACGACGGTGGAGCGCATTAGGACGGTCTTTGAGCTGCTGATGCCCGCCGATGCGCTCTGGCATGCGGCTTCTGCGGCCCTGCTGCCGCCGGTGGCTCAGGATTTGATCGGGATTCGCCAGGCTCAGACTCTGCCGATCATCGGGGCGGAGGCGCTGACGCCGGCGATGGCGCTCTGGGTGGTCCTCTATATCGTGGTGCTGCCGCTGCTGGGGATGCTGCGCTTCGCCCATCGCGATCTGTAA
- a CDS encoding DUF1015 domain-containing protein — MADVRPFRGIRYAPEAVSDVGQVLCPPFDVISPEAQERYYARHPYNMIRLELGREFPEDTTLNNRYTRAARTFAEWRKEGVLRQDAAPGYYLYQQRFSYGGQSYTRTGLVARVRLEPWSARVVLPHELTLSKPKDDRLQLMRACAANFSPIMAWYEDPQARLRRLLQPYAERAEVQARDELADEHRLQPITDPEQVALIQDFFSQRQLFIADGHHRYETALSYREEIRELHRGLDPEDGANFVMMVLIDVDDPGLLVLPAHRLLAGLSAEQLQCLTPERLGRYFQVERLEGEMGRGAALLRRLAEAGQTAPSFALLTPEGSWLLRLTEEGQARMAESGRDPSWNALDVAIAHRLLLEEVLGLSAEDVKAGRYLRYTHETEEALAALPRGEAQVVLLLNGTPVRQICEVARADERMPQKSTYLYPKLASGLVINPLW; from the coding sequence ATGGCAGATGTACGACCTTTCCGTGGCATACGCTATGCGCCTGAAGCGGTGAGCGATGTGGGACAGGTACTTTGTCCGCCCTTTGATGTGATCTCGCCCGAGGCGCAGGAGCGCTATTATGCGCGCCATCCCTATAATATGATTCGTCTGGAGCTGGGGCGTGAGTTTCCCGAGGATACAACTCTGAACAATCGCTATACGCGCGCGGCGCGCACCTTTGCCGAGTGGCGCAAGGAGGGGGTGCTGCGTCAGGACGCGGCCCCCGGCTATTATCTGTATCAGCAGCGTTTCAGCTATGGAGGGCAAAGCTATACGCGCACGGGTTTGGTGGCGCGCGTGCGTCTGGAGCCGTGGAGTGCGCGGGTGGTGCTGCCCCATGAGCTGACGCTGAGCAAGCCCAAGGATGACCGGCTGCAGTTGATGCGGGCCTGCGCCGCTAACTTTAGCCCGATCATGGCCTGGTACGAGGACCCCCAGGCTCGCCTGCGTCGCCTGCTTCAGCCCTATGCTGAGCGCGCTGAGGTCCAGGCGCGCGATGAGCTGGCCGATGAGCATCGCCTGCAGCCGATTACGGACCCGGAGCAGGTGGCGCTGATCCAGGACTTTTTCAGTCAGCGGCAGCTCTTTATTGCCGATGGGCACCATCGCTATGAGACAGCGCTGAGCTATCGCGAGGAGATTCGCGAGCTGCATCGCGGTCTGGACCCAGAGGATGGGGCCAATTTTGTGATGATGGTGTTGATCGATGTGGATGATCCCGGCTTGCTGGTGCTGCCTGCGCATCGCTTGCTGGCGGGCCTCTCGGCTGAGCAGCTACAGTGTTTGACCCCGGAGCGTCTGGGACGCTATTTCCAGGTTGAGCGCCTGGAAGGCGAGATGGGGCGCGGGGCAGCGCTGTTGAGACGTCTGGCGGAAGCGGGCCAGACGGCGCCTTCCTTTGCGCTGCTGACGCCGGAAGGGAGCTGGCTGCTGCGTCTGACAGAGGAGGGGCAAGCCCGGATGGCTGAGAGCGGGCGTGATCCGTCCTGGAACGCGCTCGATGTGGCCATCGCTCATCGACTGCTGCTGGAGGAGGTGCTTGGACTGAGCGCTGAGGATGTGAAGGCGGGACGCTATTTGCGCTATACTCATGAGACGGAGGAGGCACTGGCTGCGCTGCCGCGTGGCGAGGCTCAGGTGGTGCTGCTGCTCAATGGGACGCCGGTGCGTCAGATCTGCGAGGTGGCCCGCGCTGATGAGCGCATGCCTCAGAAGTCGACCTATCTTTATCCAAAGCTGGCCAGTGGGCTGGTGATCAACCCGCTCTGGTAG
- a CDS encoding ABC transporter ATP-binding protein — MSGELEGREPAIEVEGLTKLYHRLLAVDHLSFVTYRGEAFGFLGPNGAGKSTVVKILTGLVQPTEGTVRLLGRPLGDREVRRRIGYLPELPTFHRWLTAEEFLRFHGALYGMGGSLLRARIEEVLALVGLAGRERQRLGTFSKGMLQRIGLAQALLNRPELLIIDELSTGLDPVGQHDLRSLLLDLKQAGTSIFINSHQLPDVEALCDRVAIINLGRILKIGAPEELFDEPLLVELRAEPLSEALLQELARLALAVERDQYDPCRVLLRLRSEEQAAEVAEAVHACGARLYRLAPHRRSLEQVFLRTIELSRSLQ; from the coding sequence ATGAGTGGTGAGCTAGAGGGACGCGAGCCGGCGATCGAGGTTGAGGGGCTGACGAAGCTCTATCACCGGTTGCTGGCGGTCGATCATCTCAGCTTTGTGACGTATCGCGGCGAGGCTTTTGGCTTTTTGGGACCGAATGGGGCGGGCAAGAGTACGGTGGTTAAGATCTTGACGGGCCTGGTGCAGCCGACCGAAGGCACGGTTCGCCTGCTGGGGCGCCCGCTGGGCGACCGTGAGGTGCGGCGCCGCATCGGCTACCTGCCCGAGCTGCCAACTTTCCACCGCTGGCTGACGGCGGAGGAGTTCTTGCGCTTTCATGGCGCGCTCTATGGGATGGGCGGCTCGCTCTTACGGGCACGGATCGAGGAGGTGCTGGCCCTGGTTGGCCTGGCGGGCCGCGAGCGTCAGCGCCTGGGCACGTTCTCGAAGGGGATGCTGCAGCGCATTGGCCTGGCGCAGGCGCTGCTGAATCGCCCGGAGCTGCTGATTATCGATGAGTTGTCGACGGGCCTCGATCCGGTCGGTCAGCACGATTTGCGCAGCTTGCTGCTCGATCTGAAGCAGGCGGGGACGAGCATTTTTATTAACTCTCATCAGTTGCCCGATGTTGAGGCTCTCTGCGATCGGGTGGCCATTATTAATCTGGGACGGATTTTGAAGATCGGGGCCCCCGAGGAGCTGTTTGATGAGCCGCTGCTGGTGGAGCTGCGCGCGGAGCCGCTGAGCGAGGCCTTGCTGCAAGAGCTGGCCAGGCTGGCGCTGGCGGTGGAGCGCGATCAGTATGACCCCTGTCGCGTGTTGCTGCGCCTGCGCAGTGAGGAGCAGGCCGCCGAGGTGGCGGAGGCGGTCCATGCCTGCGGGGCGCGCCTCTATCGCCTGGCCCCGCATCGGCGCTCGCTGGAGCAGGTCTTTCTGCGCACCATCGAGCTGTCACGCAGCCTGCAATAG
- a CDS encoding uroporphyrinogen decarboxylase family protein yields the protein MAQTMTPYERVRAALAGEAVDRVPFIFWHHFRPEGSGQRLAQLTLEFFVEKFALDIIKVMPDLPYPLPTDGSARLEELAEHPRLDLSTPSFREQVVCVRAIRERVGPDYPLIVTLFSPLTYVLRAIGKRQGVEVIRAHPEAARRAMEAIAANLRLLMGELIQAGASGIFFSCMGATTADFTREEYRELGRPYDLAALEGAQGGWLNVVHVHADPDQTEDEVYFESFTDYPVQVMSWSDRLTGPSLSEALQLTSKTLMGGLHERGPLTRGSEEELKNEMLSAISQTNARRLILANGCSVPDETPEEWLHLARRLLETSGLTRS from the coding sequence ATGGCTCAGACAATGACGCCCTATGAGCGGGTGCGCGCGGCCCTGGCCGGGGAGGCGGTGGATCGCGTGCCCTTTATCTTCTGGCATCATTTCCGGCCCGAGGGGTCAGGCCAGCGTCTGGCTCAGTTGACGCTGGAGTTCTTTGTCGAGAAGTTTGCCCTGGATATTATCAAGGTAATGCCGGACCTGCCGTATCCGTTGCCAACGGATGGGTCGGCCCGCCTGGAGGAGCTGGCGGAGCATCCGCGCCTGGATCTGTCAACGCCGAGTTTCCGGGAGCAGGTGGTGTGTGTGCGGGCGATCCGCGAGCGGGTCGGGCCGGACTATCCGCTGATCGTGACGCTGTTCAGTCCGTTGACCTATGTGCTGCGGGCAATCGGCAAGCGTCAGGGGGTGGAGGTGATCCGCGCCCATCCCGAGGCGGCGCGCCGGGCGATGGAGGCGATTGCGGCCAATCTGCGCCTGTTGATGGGCGAGCTGATCCAGGCGGGGGCAAGCGGGATTTTCTTTTCGTGTATGGGGGCGACGACGGCGGATTTTACGCGCGAGGAGTACCGCGAGCTGGGTCGGCCCTACGATCTGGCAGCCCTGGAGGGGGCGCAGGGCGGCTGGCTGAATGTGGTCCATGTGCACGCCGATCCCGATCAGACCGAGGATGAGGTCTATTTTGAGAGCTTTACGGATTATCCGGTGCAGGTGATGAGCTGGAGCGATCGCCTGACGGGTCCGAGTTTGAGCGAGGCGCTGCAGTTGACGAGCAAGACGCTGATGGGCGGATTGCACGAGCGGGGTCCGCTGACGCGCGGGAGCGAGGAGGAGCTGAAGAATGAGATGTTGTCGGCGATCTCACAGACGAACGCGCGCCGCCTGATTCTGGCAAATGGCTGTTCGGTGCCGGATGAGACGCCGGAGGAGTGGCTGCATCTGGCGCGCCGCTTGCTGGAGACGTCGGGGCTGACGCGCTCGTAG
- a CDS encoding helix-turn-helix domain-containing protein gives MLRLRVREVADAKGISRTRLSQRPKISYSVIKEIFRDSYRVIKTDTLQRLAAALRVPVTELIEEVPEEQWRRETGQTS, from the coding sequence ATGCTGCGTCTGCGCGTGAGGGAAGTCGCAGATGCAAAGGGCATTTCAAGGACCAGGCTTTCCCAAAGGCCTAAGATTAGCTACAGCGTCATCAAAGAGATCTTTCGCGATTCCTATCGCGTCATCAAGACAGACACGTTGCAGCGCCTTGCTGCGGCTTTGCGCGTGCCAGTGACCGAGCTAATCGAGGAAGTGCCTGAAGAACAGTGGAGGCGTGAGACTGGGCAGACAAGTTAA
- a CDS encoding sigma-70 family RNA polymerase sigma factor, translating to MATNARRTSRSARRAKHGCQEEPVLAFYQDDDDLFRDDDELVTGEDDELEEEEEEEDETLDNAIRKYLGEIGRYPLLSAEEEMELARRVAEGDIEAQQRLVESNLRLVVSIAKRYNTQGISLLDLVQEGNLGLIRAAQKFDPSRGFRFSTYATWWIRQAISRAVAEHTRTIHIPVHVVEMIYKIKRITRHLYQELGRDPEAEEIARVARLSKERVVELQGMAENPISLDAPLTDDEPYHLADTLEDTRATAPAEAVTHRALRDQIASALELLNQRERQVIEMRYGLADGYCHTLEELSAHFKLTRERIRQIEVKALRTLRQPIQAHLLRDLA from the coding sequence ATGGCAACCAATGCGCGGAGAACATCGAGGAGCGCACGCCGAGCCAAGCATGGATGTCAGGAAGAGCCGGTCCTGGCCTTCTACCAGGACGACGACGACCTCTTTCGTGACGACGACGAACTAGTCACAGGAGAAGACGACGAGTTAGAGGAAGAAGAAGAGGAAGAAGACGAGACGCTAGACAACGCCATTCGCAAATATCTGGGAGAGATCGGGCGCTATCCGCTATTGAGCGCCGAAGAAGAGATGGAGCTGGCGCGGCGAGTCGCCGAGGGAGACATCGAAGCCCAGCAGCGTCTTGTCGAATCCAACCTGCGCCTGGTCGTCAGCATAGCCAAGCGCTACAACACGCAAGGCATCTCGCTGCTTGACCTGGTCCAGGAAGGCAACCTGGGACTCATACGCGCGGCCCAGAAATTCGACCCCTCGCGCGGCTTTCGCTTCAGCACGTACGCCACCTGGTGGATTCGCCAGGCCATCAGCCGCGCCGTAGCCGAACACACGCGCACCATCCACATTCCGGTGCACGTCGTCGAAATGATCTACAAAATCAAGCGCATCACGCGCCATCTCTACCAGGAGCTGGGGCGTGATCCCGAAGCCGAAGAGATCGCACGTGTGGCCCGCCTCAGCAAAGAGCGCGTCGTCGAACTACAGGGCATGGCCGAGAATCCCATTTCCCTGGACGCCCCCCTGACCGACGACGAACCCTATCACCTGGCCGACACCCTGGAAGACACACGCGCCACCGCCCCGGCGGAGGCCGTCACCCATCGGGCCTTGCGCGACCAGATCGCCAGCGCTCTCGAACTGCTCAACCAGCGCGAGCGGCAAGTCATCGAAATGCGCTACGGTCTGGCCGACGGCTACTGTCACACCCTGGAGGAGCTGAGCGCCCACTTCAAACTGACGCGCGAGCGCATCCGCCAAATCGAAGTCAAGGCATTACGCACCCTACGTCAGCCGATCCAGGCCCATCTCTTGCGCGACCTTGCCTGA
- a CDS encoding carbon-nitrogen hydrolase family protein yields MTTTLIAAAQLESSPSAEENLAKARSAIALAAQRGARLVILPEIFLAYLSHEEFTAPHARRVAQSLEGPFVGGLREAARAAQVWVVAGMIETASETEEKTYNTTVVIDERGELLRAYHKTHMFDAYGYRESDVFVSGDRLFEPLATPFGRMGLFVCYELRFPEVARYQAARGVDFFVVPSGWVNGHLKEVHWRHLVVARAIENTAYVFTCDQAGHQFLGRSLHVDPLGVVLAEGSEGEQLVFGELDLQRLEQARAKVPSLQHRRPDLYNS; encoded by the coding sequence ATGACGACGACGCTGATCGCTGCTGCACAGCTTGAGTCGAGTCCTTCGGCGGAGGAGAATCTGGCGAAGGCGCGTTCGGCCATCGCGCTGGCGGCCCAGCGGGGGGCACGCCTGGTGATTCTGCCGGAGATCTTTCTGGCCTATCTTTCGCACGAGGAGTTTACGGCTCCCCATGCTCGCCGGGTGGCGCAGTCTCTGGAGGGTCCCTTTGTAGGGGGCCTGCGCGAGGCGGCGCGCGCCGCTCAGGTCTGGGTGGTGGCGGGTATGATCGAGACGGCGAGTGAGACGGAGGAGAAGACCTACAATACGACGGTGGTGATCGATGAGCGGGGGGAGCTGCTGCGCGCTTATCATAAGACGCATATGTTCGATGCCTATGGCTATCGCGAGTCGGACGTCTTTGTGAGCGGCGATCGCCTCTTTGAGCCGCTGGCGACACCGTTCGGGCGCATGGGGCTGTTTGTTTGCTACGAGCTACGCTTTCCGGAGGTGGCGCGCTATCAGGCGGCGCGCGGGGTCGATTTCTTTGTGGTGCCGTCGGGCTGGGTGAACGGCCATTTGAAAGAGGTGCATTGGCGCCATCTGGTGGTGGCGCGGGCAATTGAGAATACGGCCTACGTCTTTACCTGCGATCAGGCGGGGCATCAGTTCCTGGGTCGCTCGCTGCACGTTGATCCGCTGGGGGTGGTGCTGGCCGAGGGCAGCGAGGGCGAGCAGCTGGTCTTTGGTGAGCTGGACCTGCAGCGCCTGGAGCAGGCGCGGGCGAAGGTGCCGTCGCTGCAGCACCGACGCCCGGATCTCTACAACAGCTAG
- a CDS encoding RNA polymerase sigma factor: MKREPARSRFSTVPPASLPEEAARVELERFLIEHSETLLQNLRFYVVRLGLAPAGEAHAVALEVLQEVAVEALAHAARFEPGRQPLAWLLGIGFNVIRRQKAEQARRSQRELSPGHLASALALEKAPSELEIFDQLQAPTSGPEEEVEAEQEAAALLALVGEEDREVLRLAVVEGCERELLARHLGISPGAARVRLHRALQRLRRAFQQRAAANPGAPD; encoded by the coding sequence ATGAAGCGTGAGCCAGCGCGGAGCAGGTTCTCAACGGTGCCGCCCGCTTCTTTGCCGGAGGAGGCGGCCAGAGTCGAGCTGGAGAGGTTTTTGATCGAGCACAGCGAGACGCTGCTCCAGAACCTGCGATTCTATGTTGTGCGCCTGGGCCTGGCCCCCGCTGGGGAGGCTCATGCCGTCGCGCTGGAGGTCTTGCAGGAGGTGGCTGTTGAGGCGCTGGCCCATGCCGCGCGCTTTGAGCCGGGTCGCCAGCCGCTGGCCTGGTTGCTTGGGATCGGGTTCAATGTGATCCGACGGCAGAAGGCCGAGCAGGCGCGCCGCAGCCAGCGCGAGCTGTCGCCCGGGCACCTGGCCAGTGCGCTCGCCCTGGAGAAGGCCCCCAGCGAGCTGGAGATCTTCGATCAGTTGCAGGCGCCAACCAGCGGACCGGAAGAGGAGGTTGAGGCCGAGCAGGAGGCGGCAGCTTTGCTGGCGCTGGTTGGCGAGGAGGATCGCGAGGTCTTGCGCCTGGCGGTGGTCGAGGGCTGCGAGCGCGAGCTGTTGGCGCGCCATCTGGGGATTAGCCCGGGAGCGGCGCGGGTGCGGCTCCATCGGGCGCTCCAGCGCCTGCGGCGAGCCTTCCAGCAACGGGCGGCCGCCAATCCGGGTGCCCCTGATTAG
- a CDS encoding phage terminase large subunit family protein, giving the protein MPDCSTPEPPLPPESDIDHFASSILARPLYPYQSEIAAAILDSIRHGRGDIFSVMLARQMGKNQLSAVLEAYLLASVPEGTIVKAAPTFKPQLLTSRLRLLTLLQSSALAERLWRSGDHLLGLAPEADPQLVRRHSGPRILFLSAAPESNVVGATASLLLEIDEAQDVSPDKFDRDFRPMAATTNATTVLYGTAWSDDTLLARQRALNLEREQHEGRRTHFEYDWQALAAINPAYRRFVESEIQRLGASHPAIQTQYLLQPISGAGYLLTPLQRSLLQGDHPWQEEPQEEAHYVGAIDIGGEEQRPEEQLALLGQSTALPPRRRRDSTVLTIAALSQNELGLPGLRVVHQQWWTGRPYLEQYSATLALAERWRLRRLIIDATGLGAGLAALLRSRLGDERLLPFTFTRPSKSRLTYQFLAAINSGRLKLYHPASAPAAIAGECWQQLRQARYRLLGESGLDMYVHPSDGHDDFLISLALLSEALNELDPPPASALILPRRLYQNESLF; this is encoded by the coding sequence ATGCCTGATTGCTCTACGCCTGAGCCACCCCTGCCGCCGGAGAGCGACATCGACCACTTTGCCAGCAGCATTCTGGCGCGCCCGCTCTATCCCTACCAGAGTGAGATCGCTGCCGCCATCCTCGACTCCATCCGCCACGGACGCGGAGACATCTTCAGCGTCATGCTGGCGCGCCAGATGGGCAAAAACCAGCTCTCCGCCGTCCTTGAAGCCTATCTCTTAGCCAGCGTTCCCGAAGGCACCATTGTCAAAGCCGCCCCCACCTTCAAGCCCCAGCTCCTCACCAGTCGCCTGCGTCTGCTCACCCTGCTCCAATCCTCTGCCCTGGCCGAGCGCCTCTGGCGCAGCGGCGACCACCTGCTTGGCCTGGCGCCCGAAGCTGATCCGCAGCTCGTCCGTCGCCACAGCGGGCCGCGCATCCTCTTTCTCTCCGCCGCCCCTGAGAGCAACGTCGTCGGTGCCACCGCCAGCCTCCTGCTCGAAATCGACGAAGCCCAGGACGTCAGTCCCGACAAATTCGACCGCGACTTTCGCCCGATGGCCGCCACCACCAACGCCACCACCGTTCTTTACGGCACCGCCTGGAGCGACGACACCCTGCTGGCCCGGCAGCGCGCCCTCAACCTGGAGCGCGAGCAGCACGAAGGGCGGCGAACCCACTTTGAATACGACTGGCAGGCCCTGGCAGCCATCAACCCTGCCTACCGGCGCTTCGTCGAAAGCGAAATCCAGCGCCTGGGCGCCAGCCATCCCGCCATCCAGACCCAGTACCTGCTCCAGCCCATCAGCGGCGCCGGCTACCTCCTCACCCCTCTCCAGCGCAGCCTCCTCCAAGGAGACCACCCCTGGCAAGAAGAGCCGCAAGAAGAAGCGCACTACGTTGGCGCCATCGACATCGGTGGCGAAGAGCAGCGACCTGAAGAGCAGCTAGCCCTTCTCGGCCAGTCCACCGCACTCCCTCCACGACGCCGTCGTGACAGCACCGTCCTCACCATCGCCGCCCTCAGCCAGAACGAGCTAGGACTGCCCGGCCTGCGCGTCGTCCACCAGCAATGGTGGACAGGCCGCCCCTATCTAGAGCAGTACAGCGCCACCCTGGCCCTGGCTGAGCGCTGGCGCCTGCGCCGCCTCATCATCGACGCCACCGGTCTTGGCGCCGGCCTGGCGGCCCTCCTGCGCAGCCGCCTCGGCGACGAGCGCCTCCTTCCCTTCACCTTTACCCGTCCCAGCAAATCACGCCTCACCTACCAGTTCCTGGCCGCCATCAATAGCGGACGCCTCAAGCTCTACCATCCCGCCAGCGCTCCGGCAGCCATCGCCGGCGAATGCTGGCAGCAGCTACGCCAGGCCCGCTATCGTCTCCTCGGCGAAAGCGGCCTCGACATGTACGTTCACCCCAGCGACGGCCATGACGACTTTCTCATCAGCCTGGCCCTCCTCAGCGAGGCCCTCAACGAGCTGGACCCACCGCCTGCCTCGGCCCTCATCCTGCCGCGCCGCCTCTATCAAAACGAGAGTCTTTTCTGA
- a CDS encoding HEAT repeat domain-containing protein has translation MPKKRKESPSPSIDEVLDAMCHRDTIDPLQMDTYLERLDEEWAAGAREKVLDLLRRRDPAAHSTAVYILSHLATEDDREVLEDFVTDPTVSDIAKLTLAPVLRELNSELAEEGLVEYLNDPEAAMLQMQSRLLELVGKSELGVEAVLEDVLSMPLERRLGFVDWLGRSHDPRAVHLLLPLLENQSTRVVMATIDALEQLGSLAAPQAIPALNHLLASSSNRLLKQHARAALGRLTMQAAPGTEAQALAEAARPAYPLYEARVSFIDGSGSQIIMLAWKHSEETVKGINLLCQDQWGIKDCYSTDEMAIERWQRLVREMGDQGFTTFGVPPAYCLALINEAAALNRRGRHKLPIAYAIWRPLLSAEMQQHLSQPVATALEPQPFTPELLPLVQKGDELFQLPEFSSWMYEPLERIQPFMARYWGTIEFPRVPPTSARGRGRSHKPDQQQTPTDQRQALETVVEQALQELIDEQWRLLYETRLRRQGQLFAFAGRRQEVALIQAVAAALHPASNLPLTEQPFVRAFLSLSIRQGPFRMLLETLDTNELQPLPSDLFPPR, from the coding sequence ATGCCAAAGAAGCGCAAAGAATCGCCATCGCCGAGCATTGACGAAGTCCTCGACGCCATGTGTCACCGCGACACTATCGACCCCCTCCAGATGGACACCTACCTGGAGCGGCTTGACGAAGAATGGGCAGCAGGAGCGCGCGAGAAAGTGCTGGACCTGCTCCGTCGCCGCGACCCGGCGGCCCACTCCACCGCGGTCTATATCCTCTCACACCTGGCTACCGAAGACGACCGTGAAGTGCTCGAAGACTTTGTCACCGACCCGACCGTCAGCGACATCGCCAAGCTCACCCTGGCGCCCGTCCTCAGAGAACTCAACTCCGAGCTGGCTGAGGAGGGCCTGGTCGAATACCTCAACGATCCCGAGGCCGCCATGCTCCAGATGCAGAGCCGCCTTCTGGAGCTGGTCGGTAAGAGCGAGCTAGGAGTCGAAGCCGTCCTGGAAGACGTCCTCAGCATGCCGCTAGAGCGGCGCCTCGGCTTCGTCGACTGGCTTGGGCGCAGCCACGACCCGCGCGCCGTCCATCTCCTCCTGCCCCTACTTGAAAACCAGTCGACGCGGGTCGTCATGGCCACCATCGACGCCCTCGAACAGCTCGGCAGCCTGGCCGCTCCCCAGGCCATCCCTGCCCTCAACCACCTGCTTGCCAGCAGCTCGAACCGCCTGCTCAAACAGCATGCCCGCGCCGCCCTCGGGCGCCTCACCATGCAGGCCGCCCCCGGCACCGAAGCCCAGGCCCTGGCCGAGGCCGCTCGCCCCGCCTACCCGCTCTACGAAGCGCGCGTCAGCTTCATCGATGGCAGCGGCTCCCAGATCATTATGCTCGCCTGGAAGCACTCCGAAGAGACCGTCAAAGGGATCAACCTGCTCTGTCAAGACCAGTGGGGCATCAAAGATTGCTACAGCACGGACGAAATGGCCATCGAACGCTGGCAGCGCCTGGTCCGCGAAATGGGTGACCAGGGCTTCACCACCTTCGGCGTCCCGCCGGCCTACTGCCTGGCCCTCATCAACGAAGCCGCCGCCCTCAACCGCCGTGGGCGCCACAAGCTGCCCATCGCTTACGCCATCTGGCGCCCCCTGCTCTCCGCCGAGATGCAGCAGCACCTGAGCCAGCCCGTGGCCACCGCCCTGGAGCCGCAGCCCTTCACGCCCGAGCTGCTGCCTCTCGTCCAAAAAGGCGACGAACTATTTCAACTGCCCGAATTTTCCTCCTGGATGTACGAGCCGCTGGAGCGCATCCAGCCCTTTATGGCTCGCTACTGGGGCACTATCGAATTCCCTCGCGTCCCCCCGACCAGCGCGCGTGGACGCGGTCGCAGCCACAAGCCAGACCAGCAGCAGACTCCCACCGATCAACGTCAGGCCCTGGAGACTGTTGTAGAGCAGGCCCTGCAGGAACTGATCGACGAGCAGTGGCGCCTGCTCTACGAGACCCGCCTGCGCCGTCAGGGTCAGCTCTTCGCCTTCGCCGGACGGCGGCAGGAAGTGGCCCTCATCCAGGCCGTGGCCGCGGCCCTCCACCCGGCCTCGAACCTCCCCCTCACAGAGCAGCCCTTTGTCCGCGCCTTCCTCAGCCTCTCGATCCGCCAGGGGCCTTTCCGCATGCTCCTGGAGACGCTTGACACCAACGAACTGCAACCGCTGCCAAGCGACCTCTTCCCGCCGCGCTAA
- a CDS encoding helix-turn-helix domain-containing protein codes for MLRLRVREVAEAKGISMNKLSQRSEISYNIVRAIFHNPYHVIRTDTLDRLALALDVPVTELVEDVSPEQRRRELEQIGS; via the coding sequence ATGTTGCGCCTGCGCGTAAGGGAAGTGGCCGAGGCGAAAGGCATTTCGATGAACAAACTGTCGCAGCGCTCCGAAATTAGCTACAACATCGTTAGAGCTATCTTCCATAATCCCTACCACGTCATCAGGACCGACACCCTGGACCGTCTGGCGCTGGCCCTGGATGTGCCGGTGACCGAACTGGTCGAAGACGTCTCCCCCGAGCAACGTCGGCGCGAGCTGGAGCAGATCGGCTCCTAA